A portion of the Candida dubliniensis CD36 chromosome R, complete sequence genome contains these proteins:
- a CDS encoding heme-dependent repression factor, putative (Similar to S. cerevisiae RFG1), with protein MSTAIYYSTHNMHANDDITNSGSTTATTTTTTTTSSGNSGTNSTNSNQINPTTTVNNPNNGLNSTNKNHTTLLPSLAHIMPSNSTNNTNNNGSSIDITSTLINPYSSGAAAAAAIVGNGGNGGNGGYYHPPPPHSQQQQQFDTSYSNQTTPTSAYTNFNNDSTHSPTDISMQQNMNNLTSSSTGNMSMGISGIDGTFSHHNNNNNSINNNNNNNNNKCICKSKVNKIPRPRNAFILFRQKYHQMVLDEGTVIRTNPEVSRELGRRWRALSPQEKEHWNNLAEEEKKNHAKKYPGYRYTPRRNGRNKNCPVCKNKPITTTTTNNSNNNNKAASISGMSINGGNNSISGVSSSGSSSILSGGLTSRDNSINNPNGIDYQQQLQLQQQAIQFQSLPPDQYQQLLKQQQQQLQLQAQLNGSGGGGGGGGGSSGIITNPQTIPQYITNGNYPSYIISPNPYSTISTTGPSTTTTTNTSSSLSSSIGLSVPPTATTATTNTNTNTHTSSSSQPTSANSQLHFYEAEKLSPVSSTHHQSSISEITQQQQQQQQQQFLYNANYSTLPPTTNNNTTNTTTTMQQQHSASTGNEYSLNGGNNNNGNTTGYDNRFSYGQPMIITGQPQQQQGHHGQHYNNGLHHTTQHYQHQHHHHQQPPQ; from the coding sequence ATGTCTACTGCTATCTATTATTCAACTCATAATATGCACGCAAATGATGATATAACTAATAGTGGTTCTActactgctactactactactactactactacatCGTCTGGTAATTCTGGTACCAATTCAACCAATTCCAATCAAATTAATCCTACTACAACAGTCAACAATCCTAATAATGGTTTAAATTCAACTAATAAAAATCATACTACTTTATTACCTTCTTTGGCTCATATTATGCCTAGTAATAGTACtaataataccaataataatggttcttcaattgatataaCTTCGACTCTTATTAATCCATATTCAAGTGGTGCTGCTGCTGCCGCTGCAATCGTTGgtaatggtggtaatggtggtaatggtggATATTATCATCCTCCACCTCCACAttctcaacaacaacaacaatttgataCTTCTTATTCTAATCAAACTACTCCAACTTCAGCTTAtaccaatttcaataatgattCAACTCATTCACCAACTGATATTCTGATGCAACAAAATATGAATAATTTaacatcttcatcaacagGAAATATGTCCATGGGTATTAGTGGTATTGATGGGACATTCTCtcatcataataataataacaacagtattaacaacaacaacaataataataataataaatgtatTTGTAAATCAAAAGTCAATAAAATTCCTCGTCCAAGAAATgcatttattttatttcgacaaaaatatcatcaaatgGTATTAGATGAAGGTACTGTTATTAGAACTAATCCAGAAGTTTCTCGAGAATTAGGTAGACGATGGAGAGCATTATCACctcaagaaaaagaacatTGGAATAATCTtgctgaagaagaaaaaaaaaatcatgCTAAAAAATATCCTGGGTATAGATATACTCCAAGAAGAAATGgtagaaataaaaattgtCCTGTTtgtaaaaataaaccaattactactactactactaataatagtaataataataataaagctGCTTCTATTAGTGGAATGAGTATTAATGGTGGTAATAATAGTATATCAGGtgttagtagtagtggtagtagtagtattcTTAGTGGTGGATTAACTTCTCgtgataattcaattaataatccTAATGGTAttgattatcaacaacaattacaactacaacaacaagctatacaatttcaatcattaccaccagatcaatatcaacaattacttaaacaacaacaacaacaacttcaatTACAAGCTCAACTTaatggtagtggtggtggaggtggaggtggaggtggtagtagtggtaTAATTACTAATCCACAAACTATACCTCAATATATTACTAATGGGAATTATCCATCATATATAATTTCTCCTAATCCTTATTCTACTATTAGTACAACTGGTCCTAGTACTACAACAACTACTAatacatcatcatcattatcatcatcaataggATTATCAGTACCTCCAACAGCTACCactgcaacaacaaatacaaacaCAAATACACatacatcatcatcttcacaACCAACATCAGCAAATTCTCAATTACATTTTTATGAAGCTGAAAAATTATCTCCAGTATCATCAACTCATCATCAAAGTAGTATAAGTGAAATaactcaacaacaacaacagcaacaacaacaacaatttttgtATAATGCTAATTATAGTACTTTACCACctactactaataataatactactaatactactactactatgCAGCAACAACATTCCGCAAGTACAGGAAATGAATATAGTCTTAATggtggtaataataataatgggaATACAACTGGATATGATAATAGATTTAGTTATGGTCAACCTATGATAATCACTGGTCAacctcaacaacaacaaggtCATCATGGACAACATTATAATAATGGATTACATCATACTACtcaacattatcaacatcaacatcatcatcatcaacaacctCCAcaatga
- a CDS encoding pre-mRNA-splicing factor ATP-dependent RNA helicase, putative (Similar to S. cerevisiae PRP16) produces the protein MNILDDLDDELDQLETNIKPKVKLLNQKKENKLIDDDLDNDLDDEDDLNLPKIKPSTKFKKMKKEHALRIKNETPSSPLLSQGVSSRISSTPATPSVSEPSIYKQNNEIINDINDINDINLDNFSNIEADREWYNIDEESALIRDEEIIEDPPPQNHRKRFRNTKHPKRPATTTTTSSSSSSLSSSFNETGATFNEFGEYIDYDHQQSLNELNRIPIISHIFIPPFLENSKQYLQLQISGSSIRGIGPTVNPIKDPTSELASMAKQGSFIVQNRRSKRERALQAKEAAGIDNSNIGSIIDTHNTKKEEEQPKGKNLNNNETTTTYQDIQQQRKLLPAFAVRNDLLTTIRDNQVTIVIGETGSGKTTQLTQFLYEDGFGSNIDKNGEKKIIACTQPRRVAAMSVAKRVSEEMNCKLGEEVGYSIRFEDKTNNKKTIIKYMTEGILLREILVDPLLINYSCIIMDEAHERSLNTDILLGLFKNLLSKRKDLKLIITSATMNANRFTKFFGAAPQFHIPGRTFPVEIFFNRDVNMDYVEMAVKQILTIHLGRWNINATNGNGNDGDILVFMTGQEDIEITCDLIKEKLDLLEDPPPLDIYPIYSTMPQDLQKKIFNKMNLQRRKVVVATNIAETSLTVDGIKYVIDCGLVKVKVYNPKLGMDTLQMVPISLANADQRSGRAGRTGAGIAYRLYTEKATDPNNMYIQPIPEIQRSNLSNIMLLLKSLKINDINSFPFLDPPPKDLLNCSLHDLWAIGALDNLGQLTKLGQSMIQFPIEPTLAKLILLSTQSEFHCSEEIITIVAMLSVPNIYNRPKERSNEADMAREKFIISESDHLTLLNIFNQWEINLNKFKGDYNKINNWCNKNFLQLKSLYRVKDIKYQLKLIMQKNKLTILKSKNDNDIRKCLCASFYQQSAKLIKMNLNGQPEFINLRHSYMKMFLHPTSCLLDSNLSTNYVIYHELILTKKEYMNYVTTVDPIWLLEYGYKFFGIADSYQSNKIGADLISYKQEFENQLLKDKKIYEDIVKQQSKRRSNEISSTNKVSSLFKKRRGI, from the coding sequence ATGAATATATTGGATGATTTAGATGATGAACTTGATCAATTAgaaacaaatattaaacCAAAGGTTAAACTActaaatcaaaagaaagaaaataaacttATCGATGATGATCTTGATAATGATCTTGATGATGAGGATGATTTGAATCTACCGAAAATAAAACCATCAACTAAATTCaaaaagatgaaaaaaGAACATGCCCTTCGAATTAAGAATGAAACCCCGTCATCACCATTGTTATCACAAGGTGTCTCTTCTCGTATATCATCTACACCGGCAACACCATCAGTTTCTGAACCATCAATatacaaacaaaataatgaaataataaatgacATAAATGACATAAATGACATAAATTTAgacaatttttcaaatattgaagCAGATAGAGAATGGTATAATATAGATGAAGAAAGTGCTCTTATTagagatgaagaaattattgaagatccaccaccacaaaaCCATCGTAAGAGATTTCGCAATACCAAACATCCTAAAAGACccgcaacaacaacaacaacatcatcatcatcatcatcattgtcATCGTCATTCAATGAAACTGGAGCAacatttaatgaatttggtGAATATATCGATTATGATCATCAACAAtctttaaatgaattaaatcGAATACCTATAATTAGTCATATTTTCATTCCACCATTTCTTGAAAATCTGAAACAATATTTACAATTACAAATTTCTGGTTCAAGTATAAGAGGAATTGGACCTACAGTGAATCCAATTAAAGATCCAACATCTGAATTAGCATCAATGGCCAAACAAGGGTCATTTATTGTACAAAATCGAAGATCAAAACGTGAAAGAGCATTACAAGCCAAAGAAGCAGCAGGAATAGACAATAGTAATATTGGATCTATTATTGATACCCataataccaaaaaagaagaagaacaaccAAAGGGaaaaaatttgaacaataatgaaacaacaacaacatacCAAGatatacaacaacaaagaaaattgtTACCGGCTTTTGCTGTTagaaatgatttattaaccACCATAAGAGATAATCAAGTGactattgttattggagAAACTGGATCTGGGAAAACAACTCAATTGACACAATTTTTATATGAAGATGGATTTGGAAGTAATATTGATAAGAatggtgaaaaaaaaatcattgcTTGTACTCAACCTAGAAGAGTAGCAGCTATGTCAGTTGCTAAAAGAGTCAGTGAAGAAATGAATTGTAAATTAGGTGAAGAAGTTGGATATTCAATTAGATTTGAAGAtaaaactaataataaaaaaactattattaaatatatgACTGAAGGGATTTTATTACGAGAAATTTTGGTTGATcctttattaattaattatagTTGTATTATAATGGATGAAGCTCATGAAAGATCATTAAATACTGATATTCTTTTaggattatttaaaaatttattaagtaaaagaaaagatttgaaattaattattactaGTGCTACAATGAATGCCAATAGATTTACTAAATTTTTCGGTGCTGCTCCACAATTTCATATCCCAGGGAGAACTTTCCCAgttgaaatatttttcaatagaGATGTTAATATGGATTATGTTGAAATGGCGgttaaacaaattttaaCAATTCATTTAGGTAGATGGAATATAAATGCAACcaatggtaatggtaatgatgGTGATATTCTTGTGTTTATGACGGGTCaagaagatattgaaattactTGTGATttaatcaaagaaaaattggatttaCTAGAAGACCCTCCACCATTAGATATTTATCCAATTTATTCTACTATGCCTcaagatttacaaaaaaaaatatttaataaaatgaatttacaaagaagaaaagtaGTAGTGGCAACGAATATAGCAGAAACTTCATTAACAGTTGATGGAATTAAATATGTTATTGATTGTGGACTTGTTAAAGTTAAAGTTTATAATCCCAAATTAGGTATGGATACATTACAAATGGTTCCAATTTCATTAGCTAATGCTGATCAACGTAGTGGTAGAGCTGGTAGAACTGGTGCTGGTATTGCTTATCGATTATATACTGAAAAAGCTACTGATCCCAATAATATGTATATTCAACCAATACCAGAAATTCAACGAAGCAATTTAAGTAATATTATGTTACTTTTAAAATCtttgaaaattaatgatattaatagTTTCCCATTTTTAGATCCTCCACCAAAAGATCTTTTAAATTGTTCATTACATGATTTATGGGCTATTGGAGCATTAGATAATCTTGGACAATTAACAAAATTAGGTCAATCAATGATTCAATTCCCTATTGAACCAACATTAgcaaaattgattttattatctaCTCAATCTGAATTTCATTGTTCTGAAGAAATAATCACTATTGTTGCCATGTTATCAGTCcccaatatatataatcgACCTAAAGAAAGATCTAATGAAGCTGATATGGCAAGagaaaaattcattatatcGGAATCGGATCATTTaactttattaaatattttcaatcaatgggaaattaatttaaataaatttaaaggtgattataataaaattaataattggtgtaataaaaattttttacaattaaaatcattatatcgagttaaagatattaaatatcaattaaaattaattatgcaaaaaaataaattgacaattttaaaatctaaaaatgataatgatatcCGTAAATGTCTTTGTGCATcattttatcaacaactggcaaaattaattaaaatgaatttaaatgGACAACctgaatttattaatttacgTCATTCTTATATGAAAATGTTTTTACATCCAACTAGTTGTTTATTGGATAGTAATTTGAGTACTAATTATGTTATATATCATGAATTAATATTGACGAAAAAAGAGTATATGAATTATGTAACAACAGTTGATCCAATTTGGTTATTAGAATATGGTTATAAATTTTTCGGTATTGCTGATTCTTATCAAAGTAATAAGATTGGTGCAGATTTAATTTCAtataaacaagaatttgaaaatcaattattaaaagataaaaagaTTTATGAAGATATTGTTAAACAACAATCTAAAAGGAGATCTAATGAAATATCGTCTACTAATAAAGTTAGTTCcttatttaaaaaaagaagaggGATTTAA
- a CDS encoding pantoate--beta-alanine ligase, putative (Similar to S. cerevisiae PAN6), with protein sequence MTVSNTIKILRTVQQVRQWRAQCFLRNESVGFVPTMGALHAGHCSLINQSIKENDKTVVSIFVNPSQFAPNEDLDNYPRTLDQDLQILQNNNNNNHQKKIVDAVFVPKISEMYPSGISLDISKQRGAFVTVHGSSEQLEGITRPQFFRGVATVVTKLLNIVQPTNIYFGQKDAQQCVVIQNLVKDLIINTNVRIMPTLRESNGLAMSSRNQYLSSKMKDKSSLIYKSLKAGENYYLNHSNSNTNGKVLASEILQQIKPIINSDPDFDIEYIAISHPETLEDLDYVVPGIGAIVSTAVKVPKENSDEKARLIDNIILH encoded by the coding sequence ATGACAGTATCCAATACTATCAAAATATTAAGAACAGTACAACAAGTTCGTCAATGGAGAGCACAATGTTTTTTACGTAATGAATCAGTTGGATTTGTCCCCACCATGGGAGCATTACACGCTGGTCATtgttcattaattaatcaatcaattaaagaaaatgataaaactGTAGTATCAATATTTGTTAATCCATCACAATTTGCTCCTAATGAAGATTTAGATAATTATCCTCGTACATTAGATCAAGATTTAcaaattttacaaaataacaataataacaatcaccaaaaaaagattGTTGATGCAGTATTTGTTCCCAAAATTTCAGAAATGTATCCATCAGGAATTTCATTAGATATTTCTAAACAACGAGGAGCATTTGTAACTGTTCATGGATCATCTGAACAATTAGAAGGTATTACTAGACCACAATTTTTCCGTGGTGTAGCAACTGTGGtgacaaaattattaaatattgttcaaccaacaaatatatattttggTCAAAAAGATGCTCAACAATGTGTTGTTATACAAAATTTAGTTAAAgatttaattataaatacaaATGTTAGAATCATGCCTACATTAAGAGAATCAAATGGATTAGCAATGTCTTcaagaaatcaatatttatcttctaaaatgaaagataaaagttcattaatttataaaagtTTAAAAGCTGGtgaaaattattatctaaATCATAGTAATAGCAATACCAATGGAAAAGTTCTTGCTAGTGAAATTTTACAACAAATTAAACCTATTATAAATTCCGATCCagattttgatattgaatatATAGCTATTAGTCATCCAGAAACTTTAGAAGATCTTGATTATGTGGTTCCTGGTATTGGAGCAATTGTTTCAACTGCAGTTAAAGTACCCAAAGAAAATTCTGATGAAAAGGCaagattaattgataatattattttacattaa
- a CDS encoding NADH dehydrogenase [ubiquinone] 1 alpha subcomplex subunit, putative (Similar to Mus musculus Ndufa8), with the protein MLGLGGYFYGGKQWENKEETPMPKDVPDVDEIGATSAPLLSASYYIGDKCKPFNDDFLLCKQEHNGGTLECMKEGRRVTRCAISVLKDINKYCFDEFKLHYECLEQNNQYFNRCRSSEGILSKCVFNNMKLIKKIPDVEQQIQNKKNPIYPIDPNDIKNTKEFLKSKELANTSTSTSTTIEQS; encoded by the coding sequence aTGTTAGGATTAGGAGGATACTTTTATGGAGGTAAACAATGGgaaaataaagaagaaacccCTATGCCCAAAGATGTTCctgatgttgatgaaattggAGCAACATCAGcaccattattatcagCATCATATTATATTGGTGATAAATGTAAACcatttaatgatgattttttattatgtAAACAAGAACATAATGGAGGAACTCTAGAATGTATGAAAGAAGGTAGAAGAGTAACAAGATGTGCCATTTCGGTTTTAaaagatataaataaatattgttttgatgaatttaaattacATTATGAATGTTTAgaacaaaataatcaatattttaatCGTTGTCGTTCAAGTGAAGGAATTTTAAGTAAATGtgtttttaataatatgaaattaattaaaaaaattcctgatgttgaacaacaaattcaaaataaaaaaaatccaatttatccaattgatccaaatgatattaaaaatactaaagaatttttaaaatcaaaagaattgGCAAATACAAGTACTAGTACAAGTACAACTATTGAACAAAGTTAG
- a CDS encoding nuclear pore protein, putative (Similar to S. cerevisiae NUP57), with protein sequence MFGNTNNTSSGGGGGGLFGSSNTASSTGGGGGGGLFETNKPTTTTTTTTGFGSQPQQGSNLFGSSSNTSGGLFGNQQQQQQQQQQQQQSNTSGGLFGNKPATGTTTGGGGGLFGGQTNTSGSGGGLFGGQSNNTTNNTGGGLFGGQSNSTGTNTGGGLFGGQSNSTGTNTGGGLFGGQQQQQQQQSNTTSGSGGGLFGNKPATGGGLFGGSSNTTNTGSTTFGSNQATTGGLFGNKQPATSGGLGLFGNTQQQQQQQSSSSGLFSNNTTNNAQPSFSWSQPPPQSSSSTTISGNTNQISNLTNGPFGSNTNQQVNNNTNTYTPAINDQLTKIWEQWDPNSSKCALKTYIYNKFSDQEINVLLNQPRPINESAEDWENAMISRPGPNYYPIKVNSFNDVGQRIETQLDYVAKSRILLNNINENLNNLSSQHDLENTTRIMKAKSRHIKLSRRLLRLATILAIVKLKGYPLLPEEEEISKQFELLTSKLNDPNSSIGKLSDVFARLAILKERAEEFNYQCENSVNLLNNTLIEEDNDDDDDESKKLNKGSVTTRTRTTTTTEQSDNNNNNNNNNNNNNNIEEAIHKLSKVLLKQQMGLNYLNDILEKDIEAVNKITKK encoded by the coding sequence ATGTTTGGAAACACTAACAATACATCatctggtggtggtggtggaggaTTATTTGGATCTTCTAATACTGCTTCTTCAACTGGCGGCggcggtggtggtggattatttgaaacaaataaaccaactactactactactactactactggGTTTGGATCTCAACCACAACAAGGATCGAATTTATTTGgatcttcatcaaataCAAGTGGTGGATTATTTGgtaatcaacaacaacaacaacaacaacaacaacaacaacaacagtcTAACACTTCTGGTGGTCTTTTCGGTAATAAACCAGCCACAGGAACAACtactggtggtggtggaggaTTATTTGGTGGACAAACAAACACTTCTGGAAGTGGAGGAGGATTATTTGGCGgacaatcaaataataccACTAACAAtactggtggtggtttaTTTGGAGGACAATCGAATTCCACAGGAACTAACACTGGAGGAGGATTATTTGGAGGACAATCGAATTCCACAGGAACTAACACTGGAGGAGGATTATTTGGTggtcaacaacaacaacaacagcagcaactgAATACAACaagtggtagtggtggaGGATTATTTGGCAATAAACCAGCCACTGGGGGTGGACTTTTCGGAGGTTCGTCAAATACAACAAACACAGGATCTACTACTTTTGGATCAAATCAAGCAACAACTGGTGGATTATTTGGTAATAAACAACCAGCTACTTCTGGAGGTCTTGGTCTTTTTGGAAATACtcagcagcaacaacaacaacaatcttcttcttcagggttattttccaataataCCACAAATAATGCTCAACCATCATTTAGTTGGAgtcaaccaccaccacaatcATCAAGTTCAACTACCATTAGTGGTAATACcaatcaaatttcaaatctaaCTAATGGTCCATTTGGTTCTAATACAAATCAACAAGtaaacaataatactaaCACTTATACACCTGCCATAAATGATCAATTGACTAAAATTTGGGAACAATGGGATCCAAATTCTTCTAAATGTGCTTTGAAGacttatatttataataaatttagtGATCAAGAAATAAATGTCTTATTAAATCAACCACGTCCTATTAATGAATCGGCTGAAGATTGGGAAAATGCCATGATATCAAGACCAGGACCTAATTATTATCCTATAAAagttaattcatttaatgatGTTGGTCAAAGAATTGAAACTCAATTGGATTATGTAGcaaaatcaagaattttacttaataatatcaatgaaaatttaaataatttatcatcacaacatgatttagaaaataCTACAAGAATAATGAAAGCTAAATCAAGAcatattaaattatcaagaagATTATTAAGATTAGCAACAATTTTAGCTATTGTGAAATTAAAAGGTTATCCATTATtaccagaagaagaagaaatttctaaacaatttgaattattaacatcaaaattaaatgatcCAAATAGTTCAATTGGTAAATTAAGTGATGTATTTGCTAGATTAGCTATACTAAAAGAAAGAGCAGAAGAATTTAATTATCAATGTGAAAATTCggttaatttattaaataatactttaattgaagaagataatgatgatgatgatgatgaatctaaaaaattgaataaaggATCTgtaacaacaagaacaagaacaacaacaacaacagaacaatcagataataataataataacaataataacaataataataataataatattgaagaagCAATTCATAAACTTTCTAAAGTTttattgaaacaacaaatgggattaaattatttaaatgatattttagaaaaagatattgaagCAGTTAATAAGAttaccaaaaaataa
- a CDS encoding transposable element protein, putative (transposable element) — translation MMIQIGIKQHLKRGFTTTNWLSWCWLKDIFITPPPSSSPPQSKRKNKSRKSHAYNGWTIKPATNSMEFKETYEKNNFIPLYICHLILRICCTTTLDFGIFDPNEISIRNKIVKIWPGARIIMDRPIRQRLFISEISRIKETKQKKKKKKKKVNQGENN, via the coding sequence ATGATGATTCAGATTGGTATTAAGCAGCATCTAAAAAGGGGATTTACTACTACAAATTGGTTATCTTGGTGTTGGTTGAAGGATATTTTTAtcaccccccccccctcttCTTCCCCCCCTCaaagtaaaagaaaaaataaatcaaggAAAAGTCATGCTTATAATGGATGGACAATAAAGCCAGCCACAAATCTGATGGAGTTCAAAGAAACATATGAGAAGAATAATTTTATTCCTCTATATATTTGCCACCTCATTCTACGCATTTGTTGCACAACCACATTGGATTTCGGTATTTTTGACCcaaatgaaatttcaaTACGAAACAAAATTGTCAAAATTTGGCCGGGGGCCCGGATTATAATGGATAGACCAATTCGACAAAGGTTATTTATATCGGAGATATCACGAATCAAggaaacaaaacaaaaaaaaaaaaaaaaaaaaaaaaaagtcaaCCAAGGAGAGAATAATTAA
- a CDS encoding peroxisomal matrix lipase, putative — protein sequence MSFSIEKKITLAHPFRAPGSTLINSDQSNLKLVYNKYKTNSPLPNSNNQLRFNFIFCHGTGFNKSIWKYHIKKLYQLSQSGQVPWFLDSVIAIDMVGHGDSSLENQGKLGTIFRWDDGAKDVITIIKHEISTTGDFENNLQSRNLIIGHSMGGFNSLYATFLEPSLFDSVIPIEAVIYGAPGGLEKFSKKFSKISKLLIDTFDSKDDINFFFKEFSFFKNMQNQISDDFINDEVYEIKDKETGVIKYKLKCNTLHQMAAYYGAFMSISFGMFAIPQIRVPICHVIGSKAVWNPPESITWIRGAINNEFLSDTIDVAKGEHLLNVELPDETIDIIQNFTTKRTQTFINHRNNLPEIKLNKNKPAIAKQEFQNLIDLKFDQVYGYFVEDRNDKYEALQKLTKL from the coding sequence atGTCATTctcaattgaaaagaaaatcactTTGGCTCATCCATTTCGTGCTCCTGGTAGtactttaattaattctgaTCAAtctaatttaaaattagtttataataaatataaaactaATTCACCATTACCTAATtccaataatcaattacgattcaattttatattttgtcATGGTACtggatttaataaatcaatttggaaatatcatattaaaaaattatatcaattatcTCAATCGGGTCAAGTTCCATGGTTTTTAGATTCAGTAATTGCTATTGATATGGTTGGTCATGGTGATTCAAGTTTAGAAAATCAAGGGAAATTAGGAACAATTTTCCGTTGGGATGATGGAGCAAAAGATGTTATAACTATAATTAAACATGAAATTTCCACTACTggtgattttgaaaataatttacaatctcgtaatttaattattggaCATTCAATGGGAGgatttaattcattatatgCAACTTTTTTAGAACCAAGTTTATTTGATTCAGTTATCCCCATTGAAGCAGTGATTTATGGTGCTCCAGGTGgattagaaaaattttcgAAAAAATTTAgtaaaatttcaaaattattaattgatacaTTTGATTCTAAAGAtgatattaattttttctttaaagaattttcatttttcaaaaatatgcaaaatcaaatatcggatgattttattaatgatgaagtttatgaaattaaagataAGGAAACTGGGGTgatcaaatataaattaaaatgtAATACTCTTCATCAAATGGCAGCATATTATGGAGCATTCATGTCGATTTCATTTGGTATGTTTGCAATTCCTCAAATTAGAGTCCCTATATGTCATGTTATTGGATCTAAAGCAGTTTGGAATCCACCAGAAAGTATAACTTGGATTAGAGGTGccattaataatgaatttctTAGTGATACAATAGATGTTGCTAAAGGTGAACATTTACTTAATGTTGAACTTCCTGATGAAACCattgatattattcaaaatttcacTACTAAAAGAACTCAAACATTTATTAACCATAGAAATAATCTTCctgaaattaaattgaataaaaataagCCAGCAATTGCTAAAcaagaatttcaaaatttgattgatcTTAAATTTGATCAAGTTTATGGatattttgttgaagatagaaatgataaatatgaAGCATTGCAAAAATTGACCAAATTGTAA